A window of the Arachis duranensis cultivar V14167 chromosome 5, aradu.V14167.gnm2.J7QH, whole genome shotgun sequence genome harbors these coding sequences:
- the LOC107489545 gene encoding uncharacterized protein LOC107489545, producing the protein MANPRGECKSITLRSGRIVEEATASQSNQEEEAAKEPKTKKEEETTAPSSPKQVLKPYVPKAHYPQRLRKDGKDSQFSRFLEIFKRFQINIPFAETLEQMPLYAKFFKELMTRKRNWGEKDTVVLTEECSAIIQKKLPQKMKDLGSFQIPCNIGDINIEKALCDLGASINLIGGFVGESREFIFPADFVVLDMEEEANTSIILGRPFLATAGAIIDVQKGELVLRLHKEKIVFNVFKAMSYPKEAIGECMMVDTIEKLVQGVLKEEQCEEIKE; encoded by the exons ATGGCCAACCCAAGAGGGGAATGTAAGTCCATCACactaagaagtggaagaatTGTAGAAGAAGCAACCGCAAGCCAAAGcaaccaagaagaagaagctgcaaAGGAACCTAAaaccaagaaagaagaagagaccaCTGCACCATCCTCACCAAAGCAAGTCCTGAAGCcttatgtgccaaaggcacactACCCACAAAGGCTGAGGAAGGATGGGAAAGACAGCCAGTTCTCTAGATTCCTTGAAATCTTCAAGAGGttccaaatcaacataccttttgCTGAGACACTAGAACAAATGCCACTTTATGCCAAGTTTTTCAAGGAGCTCATGACAAGGAAGAGGAATTGGGGAGAAAAGGATACTGTAGTGCTCACTGAGGAGTGTAGTGCCATAATACAAAAGAAGCTTCCTCaaaagatgaaagatcttgggaGTTTCCAAATTCCCTGCAACATAGGCGATATCAACATTGAGAAAGCATTGTGCGATTTAGGGGCTAGCATCAACCTCAT TGGAGGATTTGTTGGTGAAAGTAGGGAGTTCATCTTTCCAGCTGATTTCGTTGTGCTTGATATGGAAGAAGAGGCCAACACAtcaatcatcctaggaagaccattcctagctactGCTGGGGCCAtaattgatgttcaaaaaggggaactaGTCTTAAGATTGCATAAAGAGAAGATAGTCTTCAATGTCTTCAAGGCCATGAGCTACCCCAAGGAAGCCATTGGTGAATGCATGATGGTGGATACAATTGAAAAATTGGTTCAGGGAGTCCTAAAGGAAGAACAATGTGAAGAAATCAAAGAGTAA